GCAACTGCGAAGGCCATACCATATGATTAACATCATTTTAATAGTCATCAAACCATGtagtgacccctcgtgccctatggatggggggcattgtcatcctggaaaaGACCACTCCCATTAGGATAAAGGGGTTTCATCATaagataaaggtgatcactctgtacaactttgtattgatctGCAGTTGCCCTTCCCTCTAatgggacaagtggacccaatccatgccagcaaaatgccccccacagcataacagagccactggatcccctcactgtaggggttAAGCATTCAATCCTGTACCGTTCTCTTTGTGTGTGCCACTTGCCTACTTGacgagaatatggtgaaggatgactcatgatacaatatcacttttttccacatatctgtagaccagtgccGTCGccggactgttcttgctgacacagtccTATCatgtcctgcattgacattctcagtcacctgaggaggagctgctcttttgtttttccttacatattgTATTAATGCATGAACATCAAGCTCATCAAATGTTCGCTGTTGACCACAATTTCTGACCCTATTTACTGTGAGTTTCCCACAGATCTAAAAGGtttagatctaaatgcagatgtcactttagtcacagttcctattgaaacactagccagttgagcagtctttgtgaatGAAGCTCCTGTCATCCTTGCCCCAATAATGAACgctctttcaaagtcactaagatcttttcctcttgccatcctgatacaaaatcagaatcaactgggtctgctcagcatttttatatataccacagagcatgattggatgttaattgcttaattgtaccatgcagtgcgCCTGGGTGGAAGCATCGGCATTTGTAATGTTTCTCCGTTCATTTattaaggtttttcttttaatttgtctgcCATCTGTATATTATAGCATTTTTTGATACATCCAGTGAGCTCAACATCTCATCTTATTAGTAATTGCCAACATCATTACTGGTCAGTctgtttacactgtaaaaagtgCACTGCTCTGTTTTAGTCACAGATCACCActttattgtttgtttacaatATATTGCCAGCTTTAGAATAACAACACCTCAAGAGGGCTCAGCTGTGTATTGCAGCATCCCTAAATGTTCGACATCTTTTTTCTCAACTCAACTAaccacctctttctctttctgttttttttctctgtcttaaaGCAGCAGCATCTATCCCATAACCACGGTGGTGCCCCTGTGCCCCTCACTCCTCACCCCGCCGGTCTCCACCCCTCTCAGCTGGGTGGTTCCGCTGGCCTCCTGGCTCTATCAGGAGCACTTGGTGCTGTCCCTCCCCATCTGGCAGGAAAAGACGGTGGTGATAAAAAGCCCCACCTGTCAGGTCCAGACTCACACCCTGGAGGACATGAGCACCTGAGAGGTGAACAGACACACCCTCCTGCACAGAAATGCCACTTTAAATAGATTGGAATTGTAATGTATTAGTTCACTTGCCCTGAAGTTTGTGAATAACCAAATTATTATGTCGTTTAACTTGGACTGTGTATTTCTGAGAGATGCATTGTTTAAGtgtattattgttttctttttccactggTGACCAAAATTGTTGGGGCTGCTTCTGAGACTGTTTACTCCAAAGTTTGGTTTCTTAGTTagaaatataatgaaatgtaCAAGACTTAACATTTCCAAttcattttccttcctttcttatttttttgttgtctgctCTGCTGAACACCCAACCCTGTGACCTCAACCACATGTACATATTTCCAATGGCAATAGAGCGAGAGCCTGGCACCGTAAGTACTTCTTCTTTCTGCAGCAGCGTTGAGTGTTCTGACAAACCACTTTAGGAGAGACAGTTTGGTCTGTGGGAATTTGACTTTGTTCTTATATGCAGTTTGCATGCAGTTTGACTTAAGCTCAACAGTGAGATTAGTCTATCTTAGCCCTGTTGACGTCTGTGGGATCAGTAAGCCGCACTCAAActcaaggaaaaacacatttaaactgtCTGCTCTAAGTAAACTACATTTAATTCTAAAAAGGGTAATTTATCCTAAACGACATGAAAACTAAGCCTTGGAAGTCATATATTCAGGTAAACTGCACCTATTGTGGAGTGAGGCtcattttgtccttttaatttgtatttattatacaattttttttgctgctgtagtGACCTAATTCCCCCTTAGTTTCCCgtgatttaaattcatcatataatcaaattgttaaaaaaaaaaagaaatttgattgTTTAACcaaaaaacagctgtctgcctcACGAGTTCTTCAGTGGGCCTAGGCTgttgcactgaatgcactgcatgacggACAGGAGTCCCACAACGTCActttcattgattgaaaatgaaatgtaggtcaagctgaaaGGAGCGAATACCTCAACAACAACTGTTTGATAAGGATGTCTGACAGTTCACAACCCGACTTGGCTGCATAGAGAATGATTTGCACTCCGAGCGATCTAAAAAGCCCCGTTTGGAAATACtttggattttggtcagtagatgGCAAAATTCTTGAACCTCAAGATAAAGTTGTATACAAGCTATATAAGCTACAGGTAGCCTACCATTCCAGCAACCGGAGGGCACATCTCGAAATTATGCTCccaagtagttatgtctctGGTTGTATTGTTTGCCTCTTATTGACATTAagtgcaaaaaatatatatttgaatgGTTCAAAAcctttgtgggttttttttttgtttgttttttttttagaaggaataatcaaTTTTGACAGTATTACCTTGCAGtttttttaaccactgtttCACACCCAAATAGCTTTCAttgtaaaatgtgtatttttgacTGTTAGtttcaaagtgtgtgtatttatgtgtactTGGGGATCTCTTGGGGAGAGCTTTGGCCTGCCTGTTTAGTTCTGCCCTAGATCTGCTCTGAACTGTTAGGTTTCCTTTCTCCTCCAAATGAGCTTTTTAGCATGgtcacatgcacacgcacactcgcacacatacacccacattcacatacacagacatcatgcacacacacactcctctagCCTAGCCTGCATTGTTGTGCCTATTTAACACCTCAGTGAGCAGATTACCCCCATCTCCCCCGCTCCCACCGCCCCTGATCCCGCGCTTAAAGACTCATTGTGTTTAATATCACCACCACTGAGTGGGGAGGGTTTGGGAAAGGGGGGTGGGGTGAGGGAGCGGCAGTCATATGACACTgagcttgtgtgtatgtgtgagagagagactatgCTAAAAGCGAACAGGGCAGGGATGGAGGGGGGAAATTGCTTATGTTTTGCGGGTCAGTGCTCCTTTGCTCAGCCCACTAAAACCTTTCAGTAAaagggggggaggaggaggaggggggcttTGGCAGAATTCCGGCCCCCCCCACgcatctctttccctccctcatCTCTTGTcaccctttcttctcctctacaCTCTcacaccctccctccttcctctctgtcctctaaTCTCATCCCCTccctttcccctttttctcaccctcctcccctgctcctcctcttttaGCTATTCCTCCTTCATTTACCCTTTCCCCCCTCAAAGCCCACTCCCTTGCTAGATGTGTGCACgcgcatgtgtgtttgtgtatgttgtaTGCACATTTCATTGACAGGCTGAGACTATAATGGACTCAACATGAAGCTTTAATCCATTAACAATAGGATCCGTTGGTCAGGAGGCCAGAGGGGGgcacccgtgtgtgtgtgtgtgtgtgtgtgtgtgtgtgtgtgtgtgtgtgtgtgtgtgtgtgtgtgtgtgtagtcttAGGACACAGAGGGACACATGAGTGTTATGCaagtaatacacacacagtctgttaCACACTTGATCATACACACAGGCTTTCACAGTCAATTACacattgtacacacacacacatatacacgcacacactcacatactgcAGCCATTGCAGCTTGTCAGAGCCAGGAGAGGGAGCACTGATAGATTTTGAGAGCCACTTAATATCATCATCAACttcagaggtgtgtgtttgtgtgtggctgcaACTGGCTTTGGTCAAGTGAGAAAAGAGGTTGCTGTTTAAGTGTTAGTGCTACTTAATTCATGCTTCTGTGAACTATTAACCTATTTGCAAGTAAGAGTCTGTTTGTCTAACCTGCTCTACACATAGCTGAATAGCTTTTGTAATTAGTGGTAGATGGATCAGATGGGTCTAGTGAGCTCATGCACATAATGAAGCTCAACCGGAACTGTAAATGGCAAAACTGTCTCACTTCTGCAAatcctttttcttgtttgtttatttattttttgtccccTCCAAActttcctttcacttttttctatTATCTTTCTATgccacatatttttttctttcctctgctcttctaTTCCACTTTGTTCTGTCctactcctcctctctgctttcatCTGCAGAGTAACTCATTGCTGCCAGAAAGCCTTAGGAACTCAGATAAGCGACGCAACGGACCAGAGTTTCCAAACGACACCAAGAAACGCAAGGTGGATGACAAGGACTCGAGCCACTATGTAAGAAATGgttctgctgtctgtgtgtgtgtgtcttactgtGCTAATGCTTAAGTGAGGAAAGATCAGATGTATCATAGTCACACATAGAATGTTAAGagtgatatttcactttggaatttattttctcttggcTATTCACTTGTGTTCCTTGTAACAGCCTATTTCTCAGCTGTTAAAGAAAATTACCTGATGGAAATGAAGTGAAGGGAGAGAATACGTAATGGTGAGCTAACTGATGGCTTGTCTTTGCAGGATAGTGATGGGGAGAAAAGTGATGATAATTTAGTGGTGGATGTCTCAAATGAGGTCagtatgttttcatcttttttttttaattgtttaatagTTCTGATGATTGTGGTTGTTTACTGTTGGTTGTttgcttaaattaaaattacagcaCCACAGTAGTCTGTGCAGGATTTTGCTCTGTGAATTAACTACAGTATAGGACTAAAATGTCCTATCCAGGACAATGCCAACACCACTTTTGCCCAGTACTTTTGTTCTCAGGTAGTTCACTGAATCCTTGTCCCTCCACCAGGATCCAGCCTCCCCTCGTGGCACGCCTCTCCCCTCACCTAGAGAGAATGGCCTGGATAAAGCACGTCTTCTCAAGAAAGACCCCTGTAGTCCAGCCTCTACTGCATCATCAGCGAGCTCCTCCTCTCTCAAGTCCAAAGAGATGGCAATGGTAGGGATGAATAATACAAAAAGTTTTTCGGTTGTTTTAGCATATAGTTGAATAAACTAGCTTGATGGATCAATTGATGGCAAATACATACTTCAGTAGTTACATATTTCTTGTGTATTTCTGAAGTCTCTCTCTTTGCGTGGCAGCGAGATAAGGCAGGTACACCTGGGCTTAAGTCAAGCACACCCACACCTAGAGGTGACTCCACCCCTGGTCCGAGTTCCACACCTGGAATCCGGCCCAGTCTATCCAAACCCCCCTCCATGGAGATACCACATCCACCTAGTAAGTCCAGTGTAAACATTTGTAGTTGAATGatataaatgataatattttCCAGAAGGCATTAAGTTATGTTTCTAAATTGTCTCCAGGAAAGTTCAACCTCACCATTAAGGGTAAAATGGCTTTGGATAaattttgcaggtttttttgcATGCTTCCAAAAAACTGTTGTTGTAAGGCTTACTTTACTTTGTAAAAACCTCATGCATGTGAGTCTAATTGATAGGAAAGATAAATCTGACTGCCAGCAATCATAGATTTGGTCAGAAATCTCTGTTTGCTCATCAGGGCTTGTATTCTTAGATATTTAAGGGATGTTGAACTTAAATGCTCTTTTAGTTGTTACAagctttttatgtgtgttactctttccttccctcttctcctcagCTGCAGGTTTGCGGACACCCCTTGCTGTACCAGGCCCATACCCGGGTGCATTTGGTATGTTGCCCCATGCAGCAGGAATGAACGGGGAGCTGGCAGGTGCAGCCGGGGCTGCGGCCTATGCTGCTGGACTGCACAACATGTCACCTCAGATGAGTGCTGCTGCCGCGGCCGCTGTGGCTGCATATGGCCGTTCACCCATGGTGAGTGGAAAAGGCTGACTCATGCTCTGgttaaatgtaatattatattTGTGAGCAAAGAAAGCCATCACAACATATCAAATCAACATAAGGAGTTAACTGTACATaagatgtctgttttttttttttttttttaaatattacttaCTGTTGATATACAGtgtacaaaaaaagttttatctaCACTTTGACTTTTAATATCTCACTGTGTTACAATATTGAATCACACTTGAGGTAATAAGGCATTTTTGACCCTGATCCTTAGAAATATCAAAGTGAGAACAAATGTCTACAAATGTATCTAAATTAAGTACCAATATGAAGCACAGAATTATTCATTAAATAAGGATTAATCTCCTTTAACACAATATTTAGTAGAGTCTCCATTGGCAAGAATTCCAGCCTTGGCTCTGTGTAGGCTGGTATCAGGTGCTTCAGTTTTATCCCATTCTTTTTTGTAAAACCTTTCAAGCTCTATGAAGTTGCATGGTAAATGTGAGTGAACAGAACAGAGGGAATTTTCAAGTCATGTTTTCTACTTCTGCTGCCTTCATACGTTTTTTCAGCCGTGGCTGCTGCTTTGCCGTTCTTCTTGACGCACCTGGGCAACAGTTGTATGCACAGTGCTCACAGCTCAGCAATGAAACCCTATAACCTGCTCCAGGCAGATTAAGTTGTACAATGTTCTTTCCATTTTTACGACCTTACACAACTGAGGAGATTTTGTTGTATCCTTCTCTTGAGTCTGATTTTTCAGTAACTTTGCAGCAGATCGATTAAtcttttgtcatcttttttcatgttgcttTTGCCGGGAAAGTGACTAATGGCAGCACCAGTTGCAATAGTTTTACCTTCcagaaactgaaattaaagtCACTTGGCATACTAATGATTAAATACAGGTTATCTCCATCCAATTTAAGGAAGTTCTTAAAACAATTGGCTGCCACAGTGAATTCTTATGAAGTCAAttatattttaatcaataatcatattttacttattttagatttatttttatttttacttttttggcaATTTCATTATGTCAAGTCTTTTTTGATCAGTGTTGAAAAATCATAATTAGGTCCACTgtaattcagtgttttaaaataatgaaatggtaAGAAGTTAAGGGTTGTGATTACTTTTGATAAtctctgtatattttaaattacagagTGTAGAAATTGTCAATAGTTAGTAGTAGTTATAAAGCTGTATTTCTCTTGTCTGTGTGATAGTATTTATACAGTGGGTATGCTGGTGTGTTTTATGTTCAGTCACCTCATCACTCTTGGCTGTATTTGAATAGTGTTCATTACACTGTTTAAATAGGTTTAGTAGACTCACAGCTGTGCCTGTGTCTGGGCAACACTTGATAGAAACTCAGGTTGTGTACTCACcagctgcatgtgtttgttgGATACCGGGGGGAGACACAAGAACTGACAGCTCTACCTTGGTGTGTTTGCTGACTCTTATACTTGTCATTCAGAtttggagggtgtgtgtgctCAAGAGTGTCTGTTTGCTTTGTGCTCACGAGTGTTTGTGTTCTGTTCCACAGGTTAGTATTGACCTGTGTGCATTTTGCCAATGCCCATGGGCATGTGTTTGCACTTTGAACATAAAATGTCTGTGTTCTCTCCTCAAGGTTGGTTTTGATCCTCATCCTCATATGAGGGTTCCTGGAATGCCTCCCAGTCTGACAGGAATCCCTGGTGGCAAACCGTAAGTATAATTGCTGCTGCTTCTATATTTTAGGACTGATTGCTCACAGTGGCTGTGGAACAACTGATATGTCTTCTCagaaacaaatacttttttttttccttctacttTCCACCTTTTCCAACTTTTATCTGtattctctgtattttttcatgctTAACCATCCTGCTCCTCCTTTGTATTATCAGTGCCTACTCTTTTCATGTGGCGGCCGACGGACAGATGCAGCCAGTGCCGTTCCCCCCGGATGCTTTGGTGGGCCCAGGGATTCCTCGCCATGCCCGTCAGATCAACACACTGAACCACGGAGAGGTGGTGTGTGCTGTTACCATCAGTAACCCCACCCGACACGTTTACACAGGGGGGAAAGGTTGCGTCAAGGTCTGGGACATTAGTCACCCAGGAAACAAGAGCCCCGTGTCACAGCTCGACTGCCTGGTGAGTGAGGTGATGGGTTTTGTGGGGCAAATATTCAGTGCaaaatacagttgtatgcaaaggtttgggcaaATTTCAGTagcttaaaaaaatagaaaaatttaAACCCCTACTGGGGCAGGTGCAAAAGTTTGGGTAACCTACTAAATCAGTACATAGGAACTCCGCCCTtggcagcttttgttttttgaagtagttcatggtggattttgacgtctgctttggatcattgtcctgttgtagacACCATCCTGTTTTTAGTTTCACTTTATTACCTGACTGCATGGCATCTGCATCtagaatttgctgatattcaATGGAATTCCTTCTTTCCTCtatctgtgcagtgtttcctgtgccactaGCTGCCACATGACcacaaagcagaatatttccacctCCATGCTTAACATTTGTCAAAGAGGGGTTACAAAGTACTGACTTAATAGGGTGCCCCAACTTACTggttaatgtttttatatttttttaagttgaagaaataaaaactaccGTGCAACACTTGATGAAAggctcatttattttattatatttcatttttgaatttatctataaaaatacagtattatgtgtgtatgcatgcaaaaacactgaagataCTTTTTTGTGCCTACCACATCAGAACCGAGATAACTACATCCGCTCCTGTCGCCTCCTCCCCGATGGTCGAACACTGATAGTGGGAGGTGAGGCGAGTACGTTGTCAATCTGGGATTTGGCCACGCCAACTCCCAGGATCAAGGCAGAGTTAACATCATCAGCGCCAGCATGCTACGCTCTGGCCATCAGCCCGGACTCCAAGGTCTGCTTCTCTTGCTGCAGCGATGGTAACATCGCAGTCTGGGATTTACACAACCAGACACTCGTTCGGTAAGAGAGACGTTGTTGTATGTACGCTTTGATTATAGACAGAAGGAACATGGAAGGTTTGcttattttcagtgtcattcTTTGCCGAAgattaatacaaataaatataaggCTCAGTTGAATTTTAAGGGCATCTACAATTACTGCCTAAGTGCTCTAACCACCTGTTAACCTCAATATTTGCCTTCCTTAATTAGCAGACTTTCAGCCCTGGGTGATTTAACCTTTATAATTAGAAGTTGTAGCACCAAGAGGCAGAATATTGAGCAATAGTACTACGGGAGTGGCTGCTGATGAGAAATACTGTAAGCTCTTCACATTTGGTTGTCTGTGATGCATACCAACTGCCTGGACAACCTGATTCCTAGTGTCTTTGTtgaaacatttctctcttttatttacctccaaatgtatgtgtgtatcctGCAGGCAGTTTCAGGGCCACACAGATGGAGCCAGCTGTATTGACATCTCAAATGATGGCACCAAGCTGTGGACCGGAGGACTCGATAACACTGTCCGCTCGTGGGATCTGAGAGAGGGacggcagctgcagcagcatgaCTTCACATCACAGGTGCACACTGTTTCATCAACTAAGCCTTTGTATTGAAAGTAGAATCCCCAGTAAGACTGAATTAAAATTTCGCAGATGGTCAAATGCTCAATGCTAATACAGCGCAAGTAATATTTCCTATCTCCTCTTCCCAGATCTTTTCTCTTGGCTACTGTCCGACAGGAGAGTGGCTCGCTGTGGGAATGGAGAGCAGCAACGTTGAGGTCCTTCATGTCACCAAGCCTGACAAATACCAACTTCATCTACATGAGAGCTGTGTACTCTCCCTGCAGTTTGCCTACTGTGGTAAGACACTGGCTGTCTTGATGTCAGGCTATTATGTCCTCTTTCACTCGTTTGGCACTTCTCGTTTTGTGGTCTATCTTAAAACCATTCGCTTTAGAATTAGGGATGTGTTGTGAAGGCTCTAGGACCTAGTTGTACCTCAGATGGTTTTTTGAGTTCATGCCTTCATTAGATAGGACATTATAGAGGTACACAGTAAGGAAGGGAGATACAGGGGTACGGACGTTACAGTTATGTTGTAGGACGCCCCTACCTTAGCGGTTTTACTtaaatttgacctttttaatTGGTATGGTCTTTTTTGTTCTACAAAGGCTTTTTCACTGCTTAACCAGATTGTGTTGATGATGTTATTGTCTACCTTTTTGTTTTACCCACAGATTGcatatattgtgtgtttgtgtgttttacccAGGTAAATGGTTTGTGAGCACAGGAAAGGATAACTTACTGAATGCATGGAGAACACCCTATGGAGCCAGCATATTCCAGGTTGGAACAACAGATCACTACATATTCattatgtaaaaatgaacatgGATAATATAAGAAATTGCTAGCTTTAGCAGGCCACATTGAATTTGCACCAGCACTGCATTGCATCAGTGGAATGAAAGGGTGGACACCATGGAATTGTTATGGCATTATCCTCGAAAAAAGCATTCTCCAatgttcatttccttttttatgacACATGAAAGTTGCAAAGTTCATCTGCTGTTGGGACATGCAATGAAATATTGCTTTCAGTGTGGTAATACATCCTGTCTCATGTGGTGCTGTGAGAACATTATCAAACATGTTATGATAGCCACTGTATCTTA
Above is a genomic segment from Xiphias gladius isolate SHS-SW01 ecotype Sanya breed wild chromosome 19, ASM1685928v1, whole genome shotgun sequence containing:
- the LOC120805351 gene encoding transducin-like enhancer protein 1 produces the protein MAELNAVIGQHLSHNHGGAPVPLTPHPAGLHPSQLGGSAGLLALSGALGAVPPHLAGKDGGDKKPHLSGPDSHPGGHEHLREREPGTSNSLLPESLRNSDKRRNGPEFPNDTKKRKVDDKDSSHYDSDGEKSDDNLVVDVSNEDPASPRGTPLPSPRENGLDKARLLKKDPCSPASTASSASSSSLKSKEMAMRDKAGTPGLKSSTPTPRGDSTPGPSSTPGIRPSLSKPPSMEIPHPPTAGLRTPLAVPGPYPGAFGMLPHAAGMNGELAGAAGAAAYAAGLHNMSPQMSAAAAAAVAAYGRSPMVGFDPHPHMRVPGMPPSLTGIPGGKPAYSFHVAADGQMQPVPFPPDALVGPGIPRHARQINTLNHGEVVCAVTISNPTRHVYTGGKGCVKVWDISHPGNKSPVSQLDCLNRDNYIRSCRLLPDGRTLIVGGEASTLSIWDLATPTPRIKAELTSSAPACYALAISPDSKVCFSCCSDGNIAVWDLHNQTLVRQFQGHTDGASCIDISNDGTKLWTGGLDNTVRSWDLREGRQLQQHDFTSQIFSLGYCPTGEWLAVGMESSNVEVLHVTKPDKYQLHLHESCVLSLQFAYCGKWFVSTGKDNLLNAWRTPYGASIFQSKESSSVLSCDISVDDKYIVTGSGDKKATVYEVIY